The sequence GTGGTTAGTGAATATGGTAACCAGTGATTAGTGAATATGCTAACCAGTGGTTAGTGAATATGCTAACCAGTGATTAGTGAATATGCTAACCAGTGGTTAGTGAATATGCTAACCAGTGATTAGTGAATATGCTAACCAGTGATTAGTGAATATGCTAACCAGTGATTAGTGAATATGATCAGAAGTGGTTAGTGAATATGATCAGAAGTGGTTAGTGAATATGATCAGAAGTGGTTAGTGAAAATGATAATCAGTGATTAGTGGATCTGATCAGTAGTGGTTAGTGAAGATGCTAATCAGTGATTAGTGAATGTGATCTTAAGTGATTAATGAACATATGAACCCTGTGCCTAAGGCACTAACTCTATGACAAGATGCAGTGAAGATGTTCGGGTGGCTCAGTTTGGCCCGTCACTTTCTTTCCTTTAGCTTGTCTGgatgtatctgtatctgtgtgtgtgtgtgtgtgtgttcctaacACAGGTGTTCCCAGGAAGATGATGGACTCCCACTCAGGCATGTATCTCATCTGGCCTTTCAGTTTGAGGCAGCGGCTTCCATCACCCCAGCTCTCCATGGCATTAGCACTGTTTCCAtctaacagaacacacacacacacgcacacacacacacacgcacgcacacagacacacacacacacacaaacacaaacacacagagagcacaGCATACATCATTCAAACACTTTCATGCCAAAACAGCAGCACAGATTGGCTTCCTTAATCACTTCTTTCAGTTCTAGGAAATATTCTAATAATGAACCTGCTGGTGTGAGATAAAAGACTACAATCCGTAACCTTCACCATAAGTACTCTTAATTCCAGTTTTATTAAGGCAAAAAGATTTCAATAGATATGAGAATATTATGTACTTGTACTTCAAAAACAATCAGCATGATAGAGATTTCTCTttaagagaagaggagaggagagaggaaaaaattaaattaaaaaatgaaaagaagatgaaaaaatAGAAGAgatgaaaataatatttaatatcagtTAATTAAACATATTGTGTTCATGTTAAGAAAATAATCCAAACAATACCTGTATACATATTTGTTCCTGAATTTTAgaattagatgtgtgtgtgtgtgtgtgtgtgtgtgatggacgcCTGACCTTTGTAGTCATCTCCGATGATGGACTGGAAGGCCATGAGCtccacatctacatcagcaGAGCGATTAGCATTCTCATAATCAGAGTCTGTGATGAACAGACAATACGACGGATTCAGCACTGACGCTGTTCTTTATTATATCTCTGCTATAAGGCTTTAATGAAACGTGCAGTGGTTAAATAGGACCTTCCTTACTCTGGACTCTATTATGAAGGTTTCGTTCTCTCTTCACAGGCTCCTTAGACATGATTTCAAACAGGTTGTTGGGGTGGGAAATGATCTGGAGAGAAGAGCTAGACATCAGACTCATCTTCTTTGATTACTCTATAGAGTGAAGACTGCTTAGTCGCTCTGGCACAGGTTTGATCTTTCTGTTATGCGTTAGAGAAGGTTAGGGCTGATAAAAGGATGAATTATCAGTGGCTCTGTTCTGATGGCTAGAGAAGATTTACTCACCATGTTCCAGGTGAACTCCACAAGGGGACGTGCCAGGAGGAACGCATCGTTAATCTTCTTCCCATCCAGGTCAGGAAAGACCGTGGCCAAACCAGAGCCAACGTTGTGCACCACCATGTCCTGTTAGGAACAATGAACATTATGAGGAGataaaaaggagaagagaagagaagagaagagaagagaagagaagagaagagaagagaaggagccGTACCTGTCTGAACACGATGTTGAAGGGAAACACCTCAAAGAAAAAGTCACTAGTGATTGGCAGAATCTCCtgctcctcttcatcctctttCTGGATGTAGCGATAAGCAGAGTTATCAAAGTTCAATCTGAAAACCAAAGACAATATTCACAAGACGACTCGAGCAGCTCGATCAATCCCTAACAGAAATCTGGGAGAACAAGAGAGCAGGAACTCCAGTGTGCTGCTACCTCATAGTGACGTGAGAATAGTCTCCCACCAGCTGCTCAGAAAGAACCTCCACATGGATGTCTGTGTCGTAGAACTGTTTCCCCATCTGCCTCAGCTGACCCATGGCGTAGTGCAGGTAGCCTTTTCGCTTGCTCCTGCAGCCCATTagtcaaacaaacacacacacgcacaccttcACTGACATTATCATTATACCTTCAGTTTATGCAACAGTGTTCTCTCTTTTAATCGGTGCTTTTCACACTGGACACGTTTAAAAAGCATCTCTTCTGCACCATCGATCAGGTTTCAGACTCTTTTGAACCCCCAGTGCATTTGCGTTCATTTTACATCATCACAAACTCGCATGGAGAACACAACCATATCAATTCatcatattttgtattatttttgtgtttttattatgaGCAGTAAGGCTCCTCACCTCGTTTGTGTCCCATAAAATCCCCCTGCCTACATGCTACATGCTACAGCAACCTTAATTTTGGGTCAAAGCCCAAACTCAAGAAAAAATTGCTAATGTGGTTTTGTTGTGGAAACTAGTCATGTCATCAGGCTAAAACTAATGCTTATACAGATTACTTTACTTCCTGGACAAGTGCAAACCTAAGACTAAGACTTGCAATTCATGGGAATCGTGGTACAGTTCCACCACAGccgaactcacaccacctcctacaggcaGTCTCCGGGTTCGGTACCACACTGTGCTTCCCGGTCCGCCGGACCTTAAATCATCTATATGACAATAACCTTCAATTTACAGTCAGACTCTGAAGCAAGCCTAGCTCCTATTCCTCTTTCAGCAGTATAAGCCTAACTGTCAGAAAATAACAGATGTTACTCACTGCTGAAACCTAGACAGTGTGAAGGAACCATACTCAGAGTTACTCCTGGTTTCTGATTGCTGCTTTAACCCTTGAAGAGTCCTATAGAATGCCACGCCCACCTGTAGTGCAGTGTGACCCCAGTAGCAGATTCCTCCTGGCAGAAGAAGGTGGGGGGCTGCACTTTAGGGTAACTGAAGCGCAGATACTCATGCAGGTTATCCAGACCATTAACAAAGTCACGCACATGACGACCcaacacctgacacacacacacaaacatacatacacacacacacacatttgcatgtAGTTATGATGTTAGGGACACATGACACTggtacacaaaacacacaagtgCATTATATATTACATAGAAGTGATAGCAGTATGTGAAATGACCAGTACTAATGAAATGACCAATACTTACCTTGAGAATGCGGTCATAACCATACTTCCCGACGAAACCCAGAAAGTAAACACCCCAGGAGTTCATCAACTCATTATAGGGAGTGCCTGTGACACCACTCGCTGCTTTGGCAATGCGTGGGATTACACTTTCACtgtagacctacacacacacacacacacacagactctgacATGAGCAATtcattttagttatttattacccctttctttctttctttctttctttcttttttggtgtttttattttgattcaGACACTTTgtaatttcattttcatgtaCAGTTGAAAGTTTTTCTATCAAATTGAGTTACTTTCACCTCTccagagttgattattttcatataccagcatgtcctgaagtgtttaatTCAGTACTCAGCAaacacatttaatttttttttaaaattattaacaaACAAAATGTCTTACCTTTtacatgtgtatgtttattgtaCGTAACATTTCTTAttctcagcaaaaaaaaaaattaataattaaataaaaatatatatattgtcatATTACAGAGAATCCACAAAGTCCTCTATCCATTAGATTTTCCCATGTCGTAATTTTCTTAaggttacagctttacctctgattgttttaaagaagTGTGTTTGGGTGAGTTGGGTgggtttttaatattaaaataatagaatTATGTTAAAGTCAGTGGCCAAGTGATCTCACAGTAAATCTGAATgtaaaatacataatacatacatttatgaataaaatgaacatttgaaaaaattatataatataatatatatttttatatttttgtgtgtgtgcgtgttgtatCTTCTGACTGTAACtaactaagctgctgtaacacaagaatttccctcacaGGATCAAAAGAGTAtagctgtctatctatctatctatctatctatctatctatctatctatctatctatctatctatctatctaaataaataaaaataaaaagacaaaaaagaacatACTATTTCTGTACCACACAAATCAATAATGATACAAATGATGCAAAATGTCTCTAgattttttatttggttttgaaGCTGAGTTGAGTTTAATGCATGTGCTGTGATGTCATTCTTCTTCATGGACTTATATATGGAAATATATAGAAATGATATAAATTCCATTTCTTTTGTCAGTGTGCTAGTATACTaaggtaaatataatatatattctaatatattatatctattatattatctattattgatctattatttatttatttattcattcatttattcaattatttatttatttatttatttatttatttatttattaaagcagcAGGACTACATAGGATTGTGACAAATTACAAACGACAGTAATCCATCACAGCTTAGTTCAACCCACATTTATACACGTTCATTAAACCCTAATTTTGCCTCCCAAACATTAAACCAAGAAACTttcatttctgtattttctctATAAGTATAAGAATTTTAAAGATACAGTCTCTCACCTGGTGTGTGACAAAGGAATGGAGTCGAACGTCTGCCCTCTCCCTCACCAGCTTCCACACATCGTCCCCGTACGACTCCTTAATGAAGTCGTGCAGACTCTCACACAGCAGGCCGTACATGCTGACTGCATACAGGATACAAATACATGTTATACAGTTTCAGAGCCTTGGGTCCTCAGTTAGATGACACAAAGAAGGCACAAGCATTTTTAGAGTGGATAAATTACTCACACTCAAAGCAATAAAGCCTTGGTCACACTTTCTTCAGACACCTTTGATTTTTGGGTCACGATGAAAAGGCAGCTTGACAAGAAATCTCAAGCACCTGTAGAGAAAGAAGATGTTAGCGATGCAAGGCTCAAAAGAGGTCCATCAGAAGAAAAATAGTTTGTCCTGAGCGTTTAATTTAACAATCTTCTTGCCTCCAGTATATAAACTGACCTGAATGCTTGACTCAGGGTCCTTCTAACACAACGGTGATGTTGAGAATCTGTCAGGTGGGACGGGACTCATTTTTTAAAGCTGGCCCACTTATGTGCCCTCTTGAGCGGCAGAGCTTGGTCATTGTTCAGATGTCAACTGGTGCTGACATGACTGGACTGGACGTCTGCTAGGAGCAGCTTGATGCTGGTCAGCTCTCAGTCACACATGTTTCTCAGCTCAAGTGCTTCTTCACCGATGAGTCTGAGAGATGAGGGTGGAATTCGGCCACTGAGAAACTGCTAAGGCCATATAGTCATAGACTGCCGTGTAAATGTGTGATGCCAAAGTTATAGCTTATGGACGTTTTTACACTTGGTACACAGCAACATGGTATGAGAAAGTTTGCACTCTATGTAAATcacagaaataagaaaaaaaaaagccacaaccAATTAAAGTGCCATTTAGCTTCCTGAAGGTTATTAGGTTTATTAGGAAATTGTTGGTGGTGTAGAATCCTTCTTAGAATACTCTTGAATGCCAGAGTTCCTAGATATATGCCTACAAAGAGGTCTTGACCTTGCATACTTTCTCTTGCAtacacagttagatagataAATTCACACATATGGGGACTGGCATGCAAATGTTAGAGTGATATGTTTGGCTCAATTTCAGGTCAAGCTGTGGATGTAACTGTGTCAACagtcaacacaaacacacacacacacacacagctttggaGAGTCTAAtggatatatgtatatatacacccacacacacccacacacacatgcgtaaAGCAGGGATCAGGTTTTTATTATGGTGGATACAAGGGTGGGTCAGGGTGAAAATACTAACCCCATATAGCCTCTCAGTGCCTTGGCTAAAATTACTATGGTGATGTAAGTGCAGAAATTGGCCTGTCTGAGTATATACAAGATCACTTGAGCACAGGATCCAGACGGACCTCGAGCAACATCTCAGTGCCCAGCCTtcccctaaaccctacactcctACACAGGTAAGCTGAGGCTACTATCTCAAATTGACTAAACTATGCAAGAAGctattgtctgtgtgtgtgtgtgtgtgtgtgtgtaacaagaACTAGTGAAGTGTGTAACCTGAGGGAgcttaaatattacaaataacaCAGAATTGTTATTAATAATGCGAATAAGAATAATGAGAGCATGGTCCAGTTATGTACTGGTATGATGATGAGTATCTTAAATCCATTTAAAGATAATTAAAAACTTTGTCTAGACCTTGAGAGAACTGCATTCATTCGAACAGATTATCCTGTAGTGTATCTGCTGGCATCACGATGCAAAGAGGATTACAAGCTTTGTCCGTccttgttgtgtgtatttgtatgtatacAGAGGGGAGAGGATGCAGACCGCAAACCATGACCTGAGCAAGCAGTGGCAGCAACAGGCACGGGCACTGAGTAGAGAAGCTCGAGGAGGTGAGACTCCTAGAAATATCAAAAGAaccagacagaaacagacagtgaTCAAAATACCATTGacttcttttcctctctgtggCAATGAGTTAAACTTTTGCGCTAGTCATAGTGTTGTCTTTGATTGACAGTGGCAGGCAAGATCAAACTCATGCTTTAAGGTCACGTGAGCAGACGACTCTCAGTGCCATGGCACCCTGTAAACGGAGACGGATCCGCCGTGCAACTAGCACTGCCAAGGAAACACTCCACacatttatctgtttgttttacGTTATTTTCCAGTGACTTCAGCATTGTGTCATTTTTGGCACTGTACAGTCCCTCGAGCTCAGCTAAATCTGACTCCAAAGTGGGAAATATATCCAGGCTCCCCCTGACGCAAGTTCTTGAGAAGCTGCAAAAATTACAAACGTCACTGTGAAGCAATTTTCCCCCTGGCAGTTTCTTCATCCATCAGTCTATTTATGTTCCAGTGTCTGTGCAACAGAGTGATAATAAATAGTTTTGCGCTACTTAAATAGGGTTTAGGATTattcaggatcaggatcaggatcagggtCAAGTGTGGGTACGATGCTGTTTTGACACACAAGCCTTCCAAACCAAGCAAAAGAATTTGCACTATGAAAAACAGTCAGTCAGTGGCAGAATATTTCTCAGTGTGCGTTTCGTATGCATTTCAGAAGGCCTGAATCTAGGGAAGAAGGTCAGCACACCAAAGGATGTAATGATTGAGGAGCTGAACCTGACATCCAACAGAGGTTCCAGGATGTTCCAAGAGAGGCAGAAAAGAGTGGACAAATTCACAGTGGAGAACACAGCAGATGCACCTACCTTCATATATGTAAGACATAAACTTAGCTACACTAACTTCTTGGTTAAAAGCTTTGGAATCAAACCAAACCTCTGCAGTGAAACTATATCAGCACATGGACCAGGTTCTTATAAATTTGTTGATGAGTGACTCAATGAAGTAGGGCTTTTTCATTCAACAATGCAGCTCCCACACCTAAGCAACATATCTGAACCTCTCTGTCCAGCTGTGTGTCACTTTCCCTTCACATAACTCTACCAGTGAAATTAGGAATCCTCTGGAGATTACTTGAGATGATTCCTACAGTCCAGGTGGTGACATGACTAAAATACTACTCCTGCAAAAAGATGTGTGATCATACTTTGATGAATATACTGATgaggatatttttttaaattaatggcTGCCTCCACACATTCAGACAGAAAGCAAAAGAAGCTGTGCATAACTCGTCAGCTCCAGGTTGAGAGAATTTGATCACACTTGAGATCCAGTAGTATAAGAATTGTGGGCTTGCAGCACTCGCTGATTGCAGGATATCCACAAGTCAACAAATCAGACTCAGTGGAATGTCGCTTTTTGAAGGCCAATCTGCTGGTCCCTCTGCAGAAGACAGCATGTTTAGAGGTTTATTTGGTGTTTTGACAGAGGTAATTATGTTTGCCAgtttctgtgttaatgatgtttgTAGATTTGGATTTGTTGGTTCACCATATCACCATACCATGgctggggatgtggtagtttagtgggtAAGGTGTTGGATAATTGATCAGAGGGttctgagttcaaatcctaggtCCACTGAGCTGCCTCTGCTAGGCCTGTGCATGAGGCCCTTagtgctcagttgtataaaattagataaattgtaagttatAAAGGTGTCTGCCTTGTGCTGTAAATCTGAAGGCTGCAGATAGTTATAGCTTAATAAGAGCTGGCTTTTGCATATCTCAAGTTTTCAACAAAGCATTCTTGGTTAAGTAGATGGTATCTTGTGATCTAGCAGGTTATATTAAGAGATGTAGGATAAAAGTTTGGGTAAAAAGTGAGGGGGGTGGAGTAACTTGTATCTTCTTACCACTGACAGGATTTTTTAGCATGCTACCGAAAACTGCTTAAATAAGCTTAGAGGTGAATGATGCAGGATTCAGATGATGCATGTGAGTGCAGCAGAGAGTTGCAGAAGTTAAGCTATGTAGATGTGGAAATTCAGGAGACAGGATTGGGTGATGGGAAGGGTTCAGGCCACAGGTGATGGCTTGGCAAGTGAAGAGAATCTTAAAGatatcagtatcagtgctggAGTAGAATTAAGTAGTGGTTTGCTGTGGGTGGGAGGAGGAAAGTTGGGTACATGTGGCAAGGAGATCCATCTAACTGACCACCATCTcatagtaatatatatatatattttcatatgCATCAGAAAAGAATATTTGCACTTCAATTTGAAGTAAGTCTTGTCTTAATTAGGTACACCGTCTAGCTGTAGTTTTGACCTCATAATTTTCAACTCAAAATGTAGAATTTATCAAAACAAATATTTGCTTAGAATTTTGTGCAGTTTTACGCAGATGCACTGCAGCTGGCTGTGTGAAAATAAAGCAGCAAATGTGTGGAGCTTGAATGTAGGGGGTTTTTATTAATAAGGGGTCTAAACAGTCAGTAATTACAATCAAACATGAAATCTGTAACTGCTTTTAATGTGTAAACAAGAATTTTATGTTCTGTGTGCCAAACAAATTAGACCTATTTCTATTCTATGCAGATAAATGAGACCCCAAGTAAAGACTATTTTAAGTGCTATAAGGCTTTGAAATACTAGCTATGTCCAGTTCACATTTTATAATGTAGTTCCCTCAGGCAGAGTTACGGTGGAACATGAATGGTATTAAGTGAATGCAAGgcttaaatacataaatataaccaAGAGCCAACCTTTACACAGGAGCtgttaaaactgtgaaaatccAACAAAAGGCCAGAGTAGGCACCTTGCATGTTAAACTCATTTGCAGAATCCTGCTGAATGTTAGACCTCACACAACATACTAATGAAATGATTCATCCATCAAGGTTTATTCTATGTATTTGGTAAACCTGCCATAGGACTAGCTTTAAAAATAGATctgtttctaatttttttttgagaaaagatCCCAATGATGGCTGTTTGTCCCTTAGGATGGCCTGAATCAGATGCAGGCCCAGAGTCAGGTCCAGTTGGCATCACGGGCTCAAGGCGGGAAGGAGAACATGGCACACCCCATAGCCGGTAAACATAGTCTGGTTACCACTCTGATGGAAACTGTCTCCAAGAAAGGCAGCCCCAACGTCCTTGCTCCAGGTAGAGCAATGGATCAGTATTAAAGAAATACTTCGCCCACAAAGGATGACTGCTAAGTGCACATGTAGGGGGCTGGAGAACATATTTTCACATGATGCTAACTGCTCCAAATTGGTTTTCTCTCATTAGGAGCCATGTTGGCACTTTTGGGTGAAGCATTACTTTAATGTTTTTATGTCTCTGGGGATTCTAAAAATGAATCTGAAGCACAATGAAGGTTTCTTGAATTTTGCTCCTTCACTTACAATGTCTTTATGTGAAGTGATGTGATTTGAAAAAAGGAATGAATAAGTGAATAGATTTTGAAAAATCTcttaaaatagaaaatgttcaaggaaacattttt comes from Hemibagrus wyckioides isolate EC202008001 linkage group LG14, SWU_Hwy_1.0, whole genome shotgun sequence and encodes:
- the myoz3a gene encoding myozenin-2 isoform X1, giving the protein MQTANHDLSKQWQQQARALSREARGEGLNLGKKVSTPKDVMIEELNLTSNRGSRMFQERQKRVDKFTVENTADAPTFIYDGLNQMQAQSQVQLASRAQGGKENMAHPIAGKHSLVTTLMETVSKKGSPNVLAPGYSGPLKEIPREKFNITVIPKSYCSPWREALRGNEELLTSMSPQLPEPEKRQPANYRCFNRVAMPFGGPMHSKRVIPTISFEAVESQNLPGPTVERMVKRPNFNRAPRGWATSYLPESNEL
- the myoz3a gene encoding myozenin-2 isoform X2 — translated: MQTANHDLSKQWQQQARALSREARGGLNLGKKVSTPKDVMIEELNLTSNRGSRMFQERQKRVDKFTVENTADAPTFIYDGLNQMQAQSQVQLASRAQGGKENMAHPIAGKHSLVTTLMETVSKKGSPNVLAPGYSGPLKEIPREKFNITVIPKSYCSPWREALRGNEELLTSMSPQLPEPEKRQPANYRCFNRVAMPFGGPMHSKRVIPTISFEAVESQNLPGPTVERMVKRPNFNRAPRGWATSYLPESNEL